The Arachis hypogaea cultivar Tifrunner chromosome 14, arahy.Tifrunner.gnm2.J5K5, whole genome shotgun sequence DNA window TGGACCATTAGTGAACTTAAAGGAATAAGTCCTACaatgtgcatgcataaaatcttacttGAAGAAGACTCAAAATCAGTGGTGCAAGCACAAAGGAGGCTCAATCCAATGATAAAAGAGGTGGTTTAAAGGAGGTAATGAAGTTATGGGAAGCAGTGATTATTTATCCAATTTCTAATAGTCCTTGGGTGAGTCTAGTTCAAGTTATCCCCAAAAAAGGCAGAGTCACAGTGATTACCAATGAGAAAAATGAGCTCTTTCCTACAAGAACTGTCACCGAATCGAAAATGTGCGTTAATTATAAGAGACTCAATATTGCTACAAGGAAAGACTACTTTTTTTTGTCCTTTATTGATCAAATACTTGAGAGATTGGCTAGGCATGCATTCTATTATTtcttggatggctatttagggtacaaccaaattgcagtacacccccaggatcaagagaagacggcGTTTACTTGTCCTTTTGGTGTATTTGCTTATCGCCACATGCCTTTTCGGCTCTGAAATGTCCCTGCTATCTTTCAAAGGTGTATTCTCTCTATTTTTCTGACATGGTTGAGAaatttattgaggtatttatgaaTGATTTCTCTATTTTTGGTGATTTTTTAATGCTTGTTTACAACATTTGGCCTTAGTTTTGAGAAGGTGCCAAGAGACAAACCTTgttttgaattagaaaaaatgtcattttatggttatcgGAGGTATTGTTCTATGTCGAATCTCAAGCAAAGGTATAGAAGCTGATAAAataaaggtggaggtaattgagaaattaccacctCTAGTGAGTGTCAAAGCAATAAgaagtttcttgggacatgctagtttttatagaagatttataaagaatttctccaaaattgTAAAACTATTAAGCAATCTTTTAGTCGTtgatgtttcttttgtttttgataatgaTTGCTTGTATGTCtttgaaatttttaaagttaaactTGTCTCTACACccatcattgctctaccaaattGGAATtttccttttgaactcatgtgtgatgcaagtgattttGCAAAGACAAGACAAAGActtgcatgtcatttactatgcaaaCCAAGACTTAAATGATGCTCAAAAAAATTATACAACCACAGGAAAGAATTTTTGGTAGTGATTTttacttttgataagtttagatcctatttaattAGTTCAAAAGTAATCGTCTACACTGATCATTCTGCTCTTAAGTTTCTTTTGACCGAATAGGATGCTAAGCAAAGGCTTTTTAGGTGGGTACTTCTCCTataagagtttgacattgagatttgGGATCGAAAAAGTTCTGAAAATCAAGTAGTTGACCACCTTTCAAGAATTAAACCTAAAGAGGTCCCGACTATGCAACTCCCTATAAATGAAGGTTTCCCTTATGAGCAACCACTTGTGATACAAAAAGAATCCTGATTTGCAGATATGGCAAATTACAAGGCTGGGAGAATCATTCCAAAGGCGTACACTAAACAACAAACAAAGAAGTTCTAGTATGATGCCCGCTACTTCTTATGGGATGAGCCTtacttgttcaagaggtacttGGAGTCTTGGACAGTATAATCCGGAGATGCATGCCCGATGAGGAAACTCAGAACAttctctggcactgccatggttcTGAGTATGGTGGCTATTTTGGTAGAGAGAGGACGCAACAAAGGTCCTCTAGTGCAGTTTTTATTGGCCAACCCTCTTCAAGGATGCTTAAAAATTTGTACAAGAATTTTATCAATTCCAAAGAGCTGGGAGCTTGCCCAAGAAacatgagatgccacaaaatttcattctAGAAGTGGAATGGTctgatgtgtggggaatagacTTTAtaggacctttcccaccctcatactcaaataattatattttggtgGCCGTTGATTATGTCTCTAAGTGGGTGGAGGCTGCGCCATTACCTACTAATGATGCTAAGGTGGTGCTTAACTTCCTCACGAAGAATATATTTAGTTGGATCGGTATTTCGAGGACcttgatcagtgatggaggaagccatttttGCAATAAACAACTAGATACTCTTATTCAAAGGTATGGGGTCAAACTCAAGGTAGCCACCCCTTATCACCCCCAAATCAGTGGCCAAGTGGAGATTTCAAATAGAAAACTCAAATGAATTCTAGAGAAGATTGTGGGTGCCTTAAGGAAAGATTGGTTAAAAAAATTGGATGATGTTCTATGGGCTTATCGGATtgctttcaaaactcctattggtaTGTCACCTTATCAATTTGTCTATGAAAAAACTTGTCACTTACCAGTGGAGTCAGAGCATCGAGCTTATTGGGTAATAAAGTCACTCAACTTTGATGCCAAGGCTGTGGGAGAGAAGAGGCTACTTCAACTCAATGAACTGGATGAATTTCGAGTTGAAacttatgaaaatgccaagatatacaagaagaagacgaagatgtGGCATGAAAAGAAGATCTCCACAAGAGAATTTGAGCCTGGACAAAAAGTGCTCTTattcaattcaaggctcaaaATCTTCTCTAGAAAGTTGAAATCAAGATGGTCTGGCCCTTTGTTATCACCAAAGTATCTCCATATGGTCATGTTGAGGTCATGAAAGAAAACTCGGAAAGAAAATTCACTGTCAATAACCACTGATTGAAGCATTATCTTGGCGGCGATATAGATCGCTAGAGATCAGTGCATATCCTCAGTTAGAAGAAGCTGCACTGTTAAGCTAatgatgttaaaaaaatatttgttgggaggcaacccaattattAGTATCCTTTGATtcctattttattagtttttattatcttttctttAGGTTTTAAAACTGGAATTGATAAGTGATATCAAATCAACTAGGTTTAGTTCTTAAGAATTGTGTAGCTTTTAAATTAGTTAACGTACCTCACCTCTTATCATAATcaattgatcaaggaattgatAGTTTAGGATGAGATCCCAATGATCATAAATGCTCTAAAacaagagtttgagatgaaagattttgaaaaaattaaattttatctcGACCTGCAGATCAAATATATAACAAAAGGGATATTTGTTCATCAAAAGACTTACACAGAAAATTCTAAAGAAATTTTATATGAATGAATCACATCTAGTAAGAACTCCAATAATTGTCTGACACTTAGACGTGAAGAAGGATTTGTTTCGACCAAAGGAAGAAATGAAGAAAcacttggtcctgaagtaccatatcttagtgccatagAAGCattaatgtatcttgctaataatacatggCTCGATATAGCATTTACTGTAAACTTATTAGCGAGATACAGTTTCTCTTAAATCAGAAGACATTAGAATGAAATACTGAATGTGTTTCAGTATCTTCATGTAACGACTGATATGGGACTATTTTAGCATTATGGATCCAAATCACAATTGGTTGGTTATACAGATGCAAGTTATCTATCTGATCCTTATAAAAGTAGATCTCAAATGGGATATTTGTTTATATTTGGTGACATATTCCAATCATGCTGAAATACCTGCAATACATAAGGCAAGTCATGAATGTTATTGGCTCAGGAATCTGATTGGATATATTCAATCATCATGTGGGTTGTCTGTAAGAAGATAGTTCCAACAACATTGTTTGAAGATAATGTGGTGTGTATTGTTCTGCTAAAAAATGGATACATTAGAGGTGATCGAACGAAgcatatttcttttaatttttttttcgcacatgatctttaaaataaggaacaattgacgtTCAACAGATTTGTTCAAGTGATAACTTAGcatatttattcacaaagtcactttCGACATCCTCTTTTAAAAGATTGATACACCAAGTCGAAATGCGTTAATTTCGAAATCTTAAATTATGTCtcgattgagttttttttttttataagatttttaatcagccaattttattaaaaaagatattatacttttctttttcattaagtttttttcattggatttttttttgtggGTAAAATTTTGATGAGACATATACTAAATAGATATTTAAAGGGGAGTATTATAATAtgatgaatgttgtttttggttgGTGCCTCGTGCATTCTACCAAACCAGTATTTGGGTCAAAACTCAAAAGTGATAACCAATTCAAAGTCATTGTTGCCTATAAAAGGCCTTAAACAATAAACACATCAAGAAATGGATTGAACTGAATCACAAAAACAAAGGGACGTCACGTGAGTTTTTCATAATaatgtatatgtatattatagTGAGTATATTATTATTGAGAATATGATATATATCACAAATATATAACAAGATATATATATTAAAgagtattaataaaaatattttatttttttattttatttttatatttgctttttttctctatctttttattttataatattaacaaAGCCATATTTAATACTAACACAACTTCATTATTATCCACCTCTttgatggaaaaaaaaaattgaacacaACTACAAGcttatttagtttttctttttaatataatttagtgctattttaagttttattagttttttaaatttattttttttacattagcaaaatataaaaatattcaataaatattagttAGTTTAATTGTATTTGTATAACTTTCAAGTCTTGAAAAAATTGATGACTTTTTTATCTAttgaatttaatattattttattttttattattctttaattgaatatttttctaaaaaaaatattcaaacatttaatgaatattgtaatttttaatatttattgttttaactatatattttttttacatatttcacAACTtataatattctaattttttacaattatgaatttttttaacaTACCTTTAGTCATactagtaacaaacttaaaaataattaatataaatagcattatataattttatattaaaatttttcgcccccataataatttttttcatgcTCCGCCACTGTTTATAACACTTGGGATATGAAACTTTTTCTTTCAAACCTGCTTGACTTGTAGAGTAAGTTTGAGTTTAAAAATTAGTGTCACAAGCACAACTTACGTTTTATAAAGGACAATTCTGAGTTAGACAATTTTCGTGTCTTTATTTTTTTCCAAACTTGAAACAGGACAAACTAATTTATGTGGTAGTTTAATTACTCAGCTTGTCTTTTAAGATTGTTTTCATTCAACACTCCGACTTATTCAAAAGTTGCTTAATTACTtatagggataagtattgttttggtcccaaCGTTGAGGGTCCGAATCAAAATCGTCCTCATcgtaattttcgatttagaattatccttaacgttttttttcgtattaaaatcgtccttttaatttttttggacaaaaataccctcaccatTACCAACATAATTACCTtttctaccaccaccaccaccaccaatagCACCACCacaaccaacaccaacaccaacaccagcaccaccaccagcaccaccaccagcaccgcCACAACctcaaccacaaccacaaccacaaccacaaccatCACCaccaaacagaaacagaaacaacaccaaacagaaacagaaacaacACCAAACAGAAGCAAGAAAGCAGAGGCGAGGCAGAGGCGGCGAGGCGGCGGAGCAGAGACGGCGAGGCAGAGGTGGCGAGGCAGAGGTGGCGAGGCAGAGGCAGAGGCGACGAGTAGAGACGGCGAGGCAGAGGCGGCGATCTCCAACGGCGATGGGACCACCACGGCGACGGCGGCTCCAAGCTTCGCCACCGCTGTCCCCCTCCCcctctccccttccccctcctcctcccccacccccacccctacCCTGCATcctttcccccttcccccttcaccgccgccgtccccctccccctttcccctcccctccccctctgatctccccttcccccacccccaccccacgtcctttccccttcccccaccCCGAACCCGCGTCCCcttcattttcttcctcttcttctccggcTTCTTCCActttccctcctctctctcttcgaCGCCGGCGCTGTCCCCCCTCcctcccttccccttccccccttccccctttccctcccctcccccttcgaataccctccccccacccccacgcgttttcttttgtttttttttttaattttataatttttttatagggatagtttaggaataaattaaaaaattttattagaaaggacgattttaaatttaaatatgactttaaggatgattttaaatcaaaatatacaccagggacggtttcgattccGACCCTTAACGtaagggaccaaaacaatacttatcccttactTATATTACTTAAGAAATATTCCTTAGTGTATTATCATATATATTTGAACAAACATTATATAATACATTAATAAATctgttaaattatatttaattttattaataatcaaaACTCAATATCTGGAAACTAACATACATGAAATGCAATTTCACTTGAACACTTACAAGGTACAAGGTGCATATCCATATTTAAAATACACATTTCAGGAATTCCCCTTTGCAAACACCTAGGCTGTGTTTGTTTACAGAAACAACAAggacacagagacacaaaattgtaTTTGTCAGAAAAGATATGGAGAGACAATGTGTTCAGAaatactgaattagtgtattttgtatccaTTTTGACAGGAAGAatacagagacactaacaaaaaacacaatttattttttattttttctgtcattaatcttattaattttttataattatattttttattatcatatttttcgtcttaaattttttgaatgaaaaaaaatgagaataaattaaatgttcataatttgttataatttatcatcaaacaaaatacaagaacacaaaattttatatttctattttttatgtcTTGTTCTCAGTGTCTTGTGTTATTCTGTTTTCAAAAACAAATGCAGTCTTAAAACTCCATTATTCTAGAAACTAGGCCATTTCTGCTAGGTAGCGTAAACTATATGCAACGTTATAGTTTCTTGCAATAAATCATATTTGTGCGCTCATTTATACTAACATCTCTTATTCCTCCAAAGAAGAAATTACATCATTTAAAAAAGAATCAATGCCATAGATTATCATAATTTACCATGTGCTTTGTTTGTACCTGAAAAAAATTTAAAGCTGTTAATTTTCCCATCAATGATCCAAATACTGCCCTTTAATCTTTAGAAAAAAGGACAAATCAATCTTTAACTTTTTAGTCCGCAGATATTTAAGTTTTTAAAGATTTAAAAGTACATTTAAGTTCTGACCTCTTTAAAATCTGGATATATCGATCTCTGAATTTAATTtgtccaattttaaaaattcCACGTGTGCATCTATATCAACTAGATCAGTACAACAAGAGTCACACTTGATTTTTCTATTGAGTCTGACATACCCAAGTGTATATGAGGGATCGATATGTCCAAATTTTAAAAAGCTCatcaatttaaatatattttcaaatcctCAATAGCTTAAATGTCTAccgataaaaaatttaaagaccTATTTATACTTTTCTCTAATCTTTGAGGTGCACCTTATACtagaaaaaagaaattagaaaacccAAATTCAAAATATCATAGCCATCAAAGATACCAGAAATATGAACATCTAGCATCCATATCAGCATATATTACCTATCATACTCAATCTATGTAACAATTATCTGGGGAGCATCTCTGTCACGACGTCGTTTCCGCTAAAGTTCGTTGAGTTTTCATGCGGCATTCCGGTTTTTTTGTTCTTGAATAGTTGAGAAGATGGTGTCTCATTCAAAGAACCACCCATCTTACCAGAGCTATGCCATCTGTATATTCCAGGCTCAGTCAACGCCTTCTCGTTAATATGAACTTCCTTTGAGAGCATTTCCATCACTTGCTTCATGTTAGGCCGATTCTGAGCGGCAGCCTGAGTGCAAAATAGAGCAACCTTAATGAACCGGAAAACCTCCATCTCATCGAATTCGGCTAGTTCCGGATCGACCATGTCCAGAAGCCTATTTTCCTCCTTGAGCTTCCAAGCCTGCACAAACACATGCCTGTTCAGTTGAAACAAAGATATGGCAACATTTTAAGTATTTAATTTGTAAGCATTGtccatataaaaatattttacgcAGATACCTAGAtttggtttggtaaaatttttattttttgaaagtaaCTTATCAAACCTGGCTTTTGAAAGAtaactttttaaaagttgtagcatcTATGTTTGCTAAATCAAaccaaaaatgattttcaataagCACAAACAAGAATAatagtgtttgataaaataacttttaaaatttaaaaaatacacaacagacataaatataaagtaaatttggatattttattaatatatgagattatattagactttttaattttgataagtataaATCAAGTTTGAAAAGCTCATCCATAGATGCTTTCAAAAGCTCTCGTAACGATTATAAACACATGATTTTGTCGATTAACCAAACACAAAACAAGGTGTTTGtgctttaccaaaccaattcttaTTCCCGTATTGTCACATTAgcaaaaatatgcaaatatgcaATGCACCAATCCAATCATACACTAAAAGTAGTTATCATACATGAGAAGCTTCAAATTCCAAATTTACAATCACAATAGATATCAAAACAGTATCCCAGCATGTATCAAATCAATATAGCTAATACTCAATAAACCAGAAACATACCCACTCCACCAGAACCAAGAGATTGTCTCCAAATGCAGCTTGGCTACTACTTTTACCACTGATTATTTCAAGCATGAGAACCCCAAAACTATATACATCTGCTTTCTTTGTAAGCTGTCCTAGAAGTGCATATTCCGGTGCCAGATATCCCCTGGTGGACATTCAAAAGAAATGAACTTGGTTAAACCAAATCCATACAAAGAACTGAGGATGTATCTATACCTATGAAATATCATTGGAGGATCTAAAGTCCTTAGTGTTCAAATCATAACAAGCAAATTTAACCAAAGAAACACAAGATCATGCAGAGTTACTTCTAATTTATCTTTTGGTACATAAAAGATCTGTTTCAGTTTAAaaagtctttttttttatatattttatttttcttagtttacATTTTCTCACACACTAAATCCCATTAGTACTTCTattgattaataaataataaatatgacatGATATTCTTTAGTAAAGTTTCAACATTGAAGTTTAATAAATTCAGTATTTATAAACTGAGTAAACAGTACTATTAATACACACAATGCATCTGCACTTACACCGTTCCTGCAACTCGAGTGCTAACATGGGTGACATTATCAGGAAAAAGTTTCGCAAGACCAAAATCTCCAATTTTCGGGCTGAAGTTCTCATCCAGAAGGATGTTGCTGGCCTTGATATCTCTATGAACAATGTTTGGCTGAGCCTCATCATGGAGGAACACCAAACCAGAAGCTGTACCGCGGCAAATAGCAGCCCTCTTCGGCCAATCCAGAGCAACATATTTACTTTTAgaacctgaaaaaaaaaattatatctgcaTTAGCATTTATCCAATTCACCTGAGTGTTAAAACAATAGCACACTGCATATCCAACCCTCAACTCCAAAGCATAAAAAACTAGGAGTCTAGGACAGTGAGGAACATGGAAATAATACAACTTTTCTGCCTTATATCTATCTTAATGCCTCTGCAATTTTTGTCTTAATACACTTACCAAATACGGTTTGTTCAATTTTCAAGAGCAATTCAGACATGGAAACTGAATCTTAATCAAGCAGAGGGGTTGTACATTAGGAAGAATTAGAAGTCCTAAT harbors:
- the LOC112743615 gene encoding cold-responsive protein kinase 1; this translates as MNLAIRHITMIKNCFGALNWCRGRDDSDTAEKPQEQVIATKQFTYNSLRSATRDFHPSSKLGGGGYGVVHKGVLRDGTPVAIKSLSVESKQGTREFMTEIDMISNIRHPNLVGLVGCCVEGSHRILVYEFLENNSLASSLLGSKSKYVALDWPKRAAICRGTASGLVFLHDEAQPNIVHRDIKASNILLDENFSPKIGDFGLAKLFPDNVTHVSTRVAGTVGYLAPEYALLGQLTKKADVYSFGVLMLEIISGKSSSQAAFGDNLLVLVEWAWKLKEENRLLDMVDPELAEFDEMEVFRFIKVALFCTQAAAQNRPNMKQVMEMLSKEVHINEKALTEPGIYRWHSSGKMGGSLNETPSSQLFKNKKTGMPHENSTNFSGNDVVTEMLPR